Below is a window of Picosynechococcus sp. PCC 7002 DNA.
TCATCTTGGGAAACCAGCACAATGGTGCCGCCCTGGTTACCGCCCACACTCCCCTTACCCACGGGGTGAAGATTGCGGGGCACTTGATTGGGGATGCGGACGGTGAAGATGGAGCCTTTTTTTGGCGTGGAGGTGACGTGGATTTGTCCCTGGTGAATTTCGACGAGCTGTTTGACGAGGGCTAAACCAAACCCTGCCCCATCGTAGCGACGACTCATGGAAGGTTCGAGTTGCTGGAACTGCTCAAACAGGAGGGGAATTTGCTGGGGAGGGATGCCAATGCCCGTGTCTTTGACCTGGAAGCTGACATCTTTTTGTTTTTCGCGCCAAATGCTGAAGGTGACTTCGCCACCGTGGGAGGTAAATTTAATCGCATTGGACAGGAGGTGACTGAGGATTTTTTCCAGGCGAATTGGGTCGGCGTAAAAGGAATCTTGTTCTGGTTCTAGTTGATTGATGAATTTAAGGTTGATCCCCTGGCGATCGCCTAATTCTTGGAACCCATTGAGGACGCGATAACACAATTGTTTGAGGGAAAATTTCTGTAAATCCAACACGGAACGGGCCGCTTCTGTTTGGGAAAAATCAAGAATATCCTGGAGCAAATTACGCAGGCGAGTGCCGCTTTCATGGATGGTTTGGAGATAGACGCGCTGTTTTTCGGGGGAGAGCTTTTTCGGATTGTCGTCGGCTGTCCAATAGCTGAGGGTATTCGAGAGGCCAATGATCGACGTGAGCGGGGTCAAAAGCTCGTGGCTCATGATGTGGATAAATTCTTTTTTTGATTGGCTGGCCACTTGGGCAGAAAGGAGGGCATCTTCTAGTTCCCGGGCGCGGCGTTGGGCGAGGGTTTCAAGGCTGGTTTTTTGTTCTTGCAATTGCTGGTAAGAACGGGCTTGGAGGATGGCGATCGCCAAATATTCCGCCACATGGGATAGAAAGGTAATTTCATTTTTGCGCCAGCGGCGGGGGCCGTGGCACTGGTGGGCGATGAGCAAACCCCAGAGACGCTGTTCGACGATGAGGGGCACCACCAACTTCGCCTTGACCTGCATCCCTTGGAGTTGTTGTTTAAAACAGGGACTGAGGTTCGGTTGTGTCTCAATATCATTCACCGCTAGATGCTTACCTTCAAGATAGGCATCCTTGATCAGTTCATTGTTCGTCAGACATTCATCTTGGTCAAAATGCAGGAGGGAAGTGACTTTGTC
It encodes the following:
- a CDS encoding hybrid sensor histidine kinase/response regulator, translated to MILNAITPDIAWTAPWNVLQQLCHLWRRFGIGIDPQDRLYISGAQLQEAGLALDYDVFHLLIETDFTALLWAKAIDPAAVTPDTLSAPGEQYEISMVFDPQAIAPLIATLLGSQVDFPQLKALRKKILPQRSAIPPDLMVGLLEIVRSPTIQETAPDEVVVPNQPLNMLLSQRLEQEKILNNVTHRIYQNQDLMVTVRMALEQAQRLLRVDRLLVYQLDLPTAKPEKFVNRVTFEVVSSDKVTSLLHFDQDECLTNNELIKDAYLEGKHLAVNDIETQPNLSPCFKQQLQGMQVKAKLVVPLIVEQRLWGLLIAHQCHGPRRWRKNEITFLSHVAEYLAIAILQARSYQQLQEQKTSLETLAQRRARELEDALLSAQVASQSKKEFIHIMSHELLTPLTSIIGLSNTLSYWTADDNPKKLSPEKQRVYLQTIHESGTRLRNLLQDILDFSQTEAARSVLDLQKFSLKQLCYRVLNGFQELGDRQGINLKFINQLEPEQDSFYADPIRLEKILSHLLSNAIKFTSHGGEVTFSIWREKQKDVSFQVKDTGIGIPPQQIPLLFEQFQQLEPSMSRRYDGAGFGLALVKQLVEIHQGQIHVTSTPKKGSIFTVRIPNQVPRNLHPVGKGSVGGNQGGTIVLVSQDEEMATLICELLTATNYQVIWLIDSEIASRQISALQPILVILDAHQHKIQIEDIIDSLKMAPQTQQIPTLLTGDRLSDDQWQKLQKHGFQDYLPKPIHSEKLIDMVNHYVTRHYLASTL